The following are encoded together in the Kribbella sp. CA-293567 genome:
- a CDS encoding Nramp family divalent metal transporter, whose amino-acid sequence MYAPAPLKRQLNRSGLLLLGPAFVAAVAYVDPGNFATNIAAGTTYGYLLCWVVVGANLMAVLVQYLAAKASIATGRTLPQLCREQFRRATSAGLWAQAELVAIATDLAEVVGGAIALNLLFGVPLLLGGAITGLVSFALLIYQSKRGQRPFEAAIVGLLAVVLVGFVVSTVQSHPSGSAVIGGLVPRLDGTDSLVLAAGMLGATVMPHAIWLHGALVTDRHGRTLRSAAGRLQVLKATKLDVGIAMALAGAVNLAMVVVAAAALQGSGADTLDAAHRAFGDNLGRMPALLFALALLASGFASSSVGTYAGSVILEGFWQRHVPLAVRRLVTLLPALVILAIGIDPSRALVVSQVVLSFGIPCALWPLVRLTASRRVMGEFVNRWQTTLVACLVATAITTLNVVLIVLTLRG is encoded by the coding sequence ATGTACGCACCGGCTCCATTGAAGCGCCAGTTGAACCGATCGGGTCTGTTGCTGCTCGGCCCGGCTTTCGTCGCGGCGGTCGCCTACGTCGACCCCGGCAACTTCGCCACCAACATCGCGGCCGGTACGACGTACGGCTATCTGCTGTGCTGGGTGGTGGTCGGCGCCAACCTGATGGCGGTGCTGGTCCAGTACCTCGCGGCCAAGGCGAGTATCGCCACCGGCCGGACACTGCCGCAGCTGTGTCGCGAGCAGTTCAGACGGGCGACCTCGGCCGGTTTGTGGGCGCAGGCGGAGCTGGTGGCGATCGCCACCGATCTGGCCGAGGTGGTCGGCGGAGCGATCGCGCTCAACCTGTTGTTCGGAGTGCCGCTGCTGCTGGGCGGCGCGATCACCGGACTGGTGTCGTTCGCGCTGCTGATCTATCAGTCGAAGCGGGGGCAGCGACCGTTCGAGGCGGCGATCGTGGGCCTGCTGGCCGTGGTGCTGGTCGGCTTCGTGGTCTCCACCGTGCAGTCGCATCCGTCGGGTTCGGCGGTGATCGGCGGCCTGGTACCGCGTCTGGACGGCACCGACTCGCTCGTGCTGGCCGCCGGGATGCTCGGCGCGACGGTGATGCCGCACGCGATCTGGCTGCACGGCGCGCTGGTCACGGACCGCCACGGCAGGACGTTGCGGTCGGCGGCCGGCAGGCTACAAGTGCTCAAGGCAACGAAGCTCGACGTCGGGATCGCGATGGCGCTGGCCGGCGCGGTCAACCTCGCGATGGTCGTGGTCGCCGCCGCCGCGCTGCAGGGCTCGGGTGCCGACACTCTCGATGCGGCGCACCGGGCGTTCGGCGACAACCTGGGCCGGATGCCTGCTCTGCTGTTCGCTTTGGCTCTGCTCGCTTCGGGCTTCGCCTCGTCCTCGGTCGGCACCTACGCCGGATCCGTGATCCTGGAAGGCTTCTGGCAGCGGCACGTCCCGCTCGCCGTCCGCCGCCTCGTCACCTTGCTCCCCGCGCTCGTCATCCTGGCGATCGGCATCGACCCGAGCCGCGCCCTGGTGGTCTCCCAGGTAGTGCTCAGCTTCGGGATTCCGTGCGCGCTCTGGCCGTTGGTCCGCCTGACAGCGTCTCGCAGAGTGATGGGGGAGTTCGTCAACCGCTGGCAGACCACGCTGGTCGCCTGCCTGGTCGCCACCGCGATCACCACGCTGAACGTCGTACTGATCGTCCTCACACTGCGGGGCTGA
- a CDS encoding anti-sigma factor: MTSTPDIHALTGPYVLDAVNDLERAGFEQHLAGCTDCDTEVADLREAVTKLSVYVATQPPAALRSRVMTAAGQVRQLPPAPRPGIDSPRRARPRVLRRSVTLAAAFLAIAASGGVALDQYRDNAATTALSTRAATILAEPDTRTVHGAVSGGGQATVVLSVRQDAAVVLVRDLKPLASRMTYQLWLIDGAQNARSIGLTDGKSLRPAVVTGGVTSGVAFGVTVEPRGGSSRPTLPSRGGLQPVLPLGTPTA, translated from the coding sequence GTGACCTCAACACCTGACATCCATGCCCTGACCGGTCCCTACGTCCTGGACGCCGTGAACGACCTCGAGCGAGCCGGTTTCGAGCAGCACCTGGCCGGCTGCACTGACTGCGACACCGAGGTGGCCGATCTTCGCGAAGCTGTCACCAAGCTCAGCGTGTATGTCGCTACCCAGCCCCCGGCGGCCCTCAGGTCCAGGGTGATGACCGCGGCCGGACAGGTGCGGCAACTTCCACCCGCCCCTCGCCCCGGCATCGACTCGCCGCGACGAGCCCGGCCGCGTGTCCTGCGGCGCTCAGTGACCCTGGCCGCCGCCTTCCTGGCCATCGCGGCCAGTGGCGGGGTTGCGCTCGATCAGTACCGCGACAACGCAGCCACAACTGCCCTCAGCACCAGAGCAGCCACGATCCTCGCCGAGCCGGACACCCGCACGGTCCACGGCGCTGTCTCCGGCGGTGGCCAGGCGACCGTCGTACTGTCCGTGCGGCAGGACGCCGCGGTTGTGCTGGTCCGCGACCTCAAGCCGCTCGCCAGCCGCATGACCTACCAACTGTGGCTCATCGACGGCGCACAGAACGCCCGCTCGATCGGTCTGACCGACGGCAAGTCCTTGCGTCCCGCTGTGGTGACCGGCGGCGTGACCAGCGGGGTTGCCTTCGGTGTGACCGTTGAACCGCGAGGCGGTTCGTCCCGCCCGACACTGCCTTCCAGAGGCGGACTCCAGCCGGTCCTCCCGCTCGGTACGCCGACTGCCTGA
- a CDS encoding DUF4331 domain-containing protein, translated as MSSHREAPEISKDPVADNTDVYAFVSPDKPDTVTLIANFIPFQNPFGGPNFYEFGDDVLYQIHISNGGDAHADISYQFRFHAEIRNKKTFLYNTGPITSIKDKTWNRPQYYSVTRVENGRSRILARELAAPPVNVGPRSTPNYAKLAGEAIHTIGTNRKVFAGQRADGFFADLGSIFDLGTLRPFQAAHLIPSAAAMGVNGLQGSNVHTIALQVPITDLTRDGRKPTDVMDAKSVIGVYATASRQQSKIFNDLLGISLWHGPHKQVSRLGNPLFNEVIVPMAEKDKWNSRPPSEDKKYAEYVTKPELAGLLPVLYPGVFPKLAAYKKPRADLAAILLTGIPKGVVPGFQNYTGPVQADMLRLNVAVPPAKTPNPLGLVAGDAAGFPNGRRVFDDVVTVEIRAIAGLTIPLVDKTFTPDGAASAVQDGTSNTNSDYLKVFPYLGTPGGGYQSKPGVPAAS; from the coding sequence ATGTCTTCGCATCGCGAAGCACCGGAGATCTCGAAGGACCCGGTCGCCGACAACACCGACGTGTACGCGTTCGTCAGCCCGGACAAACCGGACACGGTGACGCTGATCGCCAACTTCATCCCGTTCCAGAACCCGTTCGGCGGACCGAACTTCTACGAGTTCGGCGACGACGTGCTCTACCAGATCCACATCTCCAACGGCGGTGACGCCCACGCGGACATCAGCTACCAGTTCCGCTTCCACGCCGAGATCCGGAACAAGAAGACGTTCCTCTACAACACCGGCCCGATCACGTCGATCAAGGACAAGACCTGGAACCGGCCGCAGTACTACTCGGTCACCCGGGTCGAGAACGGCCGGTCCCGGATCCTGGCTCGTGAGCTGGCCGCGCCGCCGGTCAACGTCGGCCCGCGCAGTACGCCGAACTACGCCAAGCTCGCCGGTGAGGCGATCCACACCATCGGCACCAACCGCAAGGTGTTCGCCGGGCAGCGCGCCGACGGGTTCTTCGCCGACCTCGGATCGATCTTCGACCTCGGCACCCTGCGGCCGTTCCAGGCGGCGCACCTGATCCCGTCCGCCGCGGCGATGGGGGTCAACGGTCTGCAGGGCTCGAACGTGCACACGATCGCGCTGCAGGTGCCGATCACCGACCTGACCCGCGACGGCAGGAAGCCGACCGATGTGATGGACGCCAAGTCCGTGATCGGCGTCTACGCCACCGCGAGCCGCCAGCAGTCCAAGATCTTCAACGACCTGCTCGGGATCTCGCTGTGGCACGGTCCGCACAAGCAGGTCTCCCGGCTTGGCAACCCGTTGTTCAACGAGGTCATCGTGCCGATGGCGGAGAAGGACAAGTGGAACAGCCGGCCGCCGTCGGAGGACAAGAAGTACGCGGAGTACGTGACCAAGCCGGAGTTGGCCGGGCTGCTGCCGGTGCTGTATCCGGGGGTGTTCCCGAAGCTGGCGGCGTACAAGAAGCCGCGGGCCGACCTGGCCGCGATCCTGTTGACCGGCATCCCGAAGGGCGTCGTACCGGGGTTCCAGAACTACACCGGTCCGGTGCAGGCCGACATGCTGCGGCTGAACGTCGCGGTACCGCCGGCGAAGACGCCGAACCCGCTCGGTCTGGTGGCGGGCGACGCCGCCGGCTTCCCGAACGGCCGCCGCGTCTTCGACGACGTCGTGACGGTCGAGATCCGGGCCATCGCCGGGCTCACGATCCCGCTGGTGGACAAGACGTTCACCCCCGACGGTGCCGCCTCGGCGGTCCAGGACGGTACGTCGAACACGAACTCCGACTACCTCAAGGTGTTCCCGTACCTCGGGACGCCGGGTGGCGGATACCAGAGCAAGCCGGGCGTACCGGCCGCCTCATGA
- a CDS encoding Asp23/Gls24 family envelope stress response protein codes for MTQTSTPATGTTLKPADPATQTLVADGNLNDAQGKTSIADQVVSKIAGIATREVGGVHDLGGTAARTVGLIRDRIPGSKTNLSQGVTVEVGETQAAIDLQIIAEYGVSIADLATGIRRNVISAVERMTGLEVTEVNIAVSDIHLEGEDDTAADTDVEPAERRVQ; via the coding sequence ATGACGCAGACCAGCACCCCGGCGACCGGTACCACGCTCAAGCCCGCCGACCCGGCCACCCAGACTCTCGTTGCCGATGGCAACTTGAACGACGCCCAGGGCAAGACTTCGATCGCCGACCAGGTCGTTTCCAAGATCGCCGGTATCGCGACCCGTGAGGTCGGCGGCGTCCACGACCTCGGCGGCACCGCGGCCCGCACGGTCGGCCTGATCCGCGACCGGATTCCCGGCTCCAAGACGAACCTGTCCCAGGGCGTCACGGTCGAGGTCGGCGAGACCCAGGCCGCGATCGACCTGCAGATCATCGCCGAGTACGGCGTCAGCATCGCCGACCTGGCCACCGGGATCCGCCGCAACGTGATCTCCGCGGTCGAGCGGATGACCGGTCTCGAGGTCACCGAGGTCAACATCGCCGTCAGCGACATCCACCTCGAAGGCGAGGACGACACCGCCGCCGACACCGACGTCGAGCCCGCCGAGCGCCGCGTCCAGTGA
- a CDS encoding fasciclin domain-containing protein, with translation MSQTIKRVVLAASAVSLLFATAACGGGDDSSSSSSPSASTSTSTSAPAETPSASASMDNAAGLVGPGCADYAKANPTGAGSVDGMAAAPVATAASGNPLLKTLVAAVSGKLNPKVDLVSTLNGGEFTVFAPIDSAFAKIPAATINTLKTDSALLSSILTYHVVPGQLDPAAVVGKQTTVQKGAVTVTGSGDTLMVNNAKVICGGVKTANATVYLIDTVLMPPAA, from the coding sequence ATGTCGCAGACCATCAAGCGTGTCGTTCTGGCCGCTTCCGCCGTTTCGTTGCTGTTCGCAACCGCTGCCTGTGGTGGCGGCGACGACAGCTCCAGCAGCAGCTCTCCCTCGGCCAGCACTTCCACCTCGACCTCGGCTCCGGCCGAGACCCCGTCGGCGTCGGCCTCGATGGACAACGCCGCCGGTCTGGTCGGCCCGGGCTGCGCCGACTACGCCAAGGCCAACCCGACCGGCGCCGGCTCGGTCGACGGCATGGCCGCCGCCCCGGTCGCCACCGCCGCGTCGGGTAACCCGCTGCTCAAGACCCTGGTCGCCGCGGTCTCGGGCAAGCTGAACCCGAAGGTCGACCTGGTCTCGACGCTCAACGGCGGCGAGTTCACCGTGTTCGCCCCGATCGACTCGGCGTTCGCGAAGATCCCGGCCGCGACCATCAACACCTTGAAGACCGACTCGGCGCTGCTGTCGTCGATCCTGACCTACCACGTCGTCCCCGGCCAGCTCGACCCGGCCGCGGTCGTCGGTAAGCAGACCACCGTGCAGAAGGGCGCCGTCACCGTCACCGGCTCCGGCGACACCTTGATGGTCAACAACGCCAAGGTCATCTGCGGCGGCGTGAAGACCGCCAACGCGACCGTTTACCTGATCGACACCGTGCTGATGCCGCCGGCGGCCTGA
- a CDS encoding twin-arginine translocation signal domain-containing protein, translated as MSDATRRGFLVFAGAGTAAAVGAVAAPKIFGEQSADAATQLEAADLANAESFVVHVKDVRKGELAIMVGEREVLITDRELAGRLAGLKTT; from the coding sequence ATGAGTGACGCAACACGTCGCGGTTTCCTGGTGTTCGCAGGCGCGGGGACCGCAGCGGCGGTCGGCGCCGTCGCGGCACCGAAGATCTTCGGTGAGCAGTCCGCCGACGCTGCGACCCAGCTCGAGGCCGCCGACCTGGCGAACGCCGAGTCGTTCGTGGTCCACGTCAAGGACGTCCGGAAGGGCGAACTGGCGATCATGGTCGGCGAGCGCGAGGTGCTGATCACCGATCGCGAGCTGGCCGGCCGGCTGGCCGGCCTGAAGACCACCTGA
- a CDS encoding ferritin-like domain-containing protein, with translation MFDKLFIRNAIDRSAENGVDRRKFLRAAGVTTVGAGLAGGGLLAGGVLNPASAGTTGSGLDLDLLDLGQDKDHDNAKPSDGAVLNFALNLEYLEAEFYLRAVRGYGLSATEVHGKGKPGGVKGGRKVSFKTKIVKAYAEEIAADELAHVKFLRKALGTAAVARPAIDIDAAFTSAALAAKLIKPGQKFDAYANENNFLLAAYVFEDVGVTAYKGAAPLITNKTYLEAAAGILAVEAYHAANIRTTLVARGLEVPSVAISDARDSLDGKADLDQGTTYKGKTNIVPTDENGIAFSRGADQVLNVVYLTPKKATKGGFFPAGVNGQINTSRANA, from the coding sequence ATGTTCGACAAGCTCTTCATCCGCAACGCGATCGATCGCAGCGCCGAGAACGGTGTCGATCGGCGCAAGTTCCTCCGGGCCGCCGGTGTCACCACCGTCGGCGCCGGACTGGCCGGCGGCGGCCTGCTCGCCGGCGGCGTGCTCAACCCGGCCAGCGCCGGCACCACCGGCTCCGGCCTGGACCTGGACCTACTCGATCTCGGTCAGGACAAGGACCACGACAACGCCAAGCCGAGCGACGGGGCGGTGCTGAACTTCGCCCTCAACCTGGAGTACCTGGAGGCCGAGTTCTATCTCCGCGCGGTCCGCGGCTACGGACTGTCCGCCACCGAGGTGCACGGCAAGGGCAAGCCCGGCGGCGTCAAGGGCGGCCGCAAGGTCAGCTTCAAGACCAAGATCGTCAAGGCGTACGCCGAGGAGATCGCGGCCGACGAGCTCGCCCACGTCAAGTTCCTCCGCAAGGCCCTCGGTACGGCGGCCGTGGCGCGCCCGGCGATCGACATCGACGCGGCGTTCACCTCCGCGGCCCTGGCGGCCAAGCTGATCAAGCCCGGCCAGAAGTTCGACGCCTATGCCAACGAGAACAACTTCCTGCTCGCGGCCTACGTCTTCGAGGACGTCGGCGTCACCGCGTACAAGGGCGCCGCCCCGCTGATCACCAACAAGACCTACCTCGAAGCCGCCGCCGGCATTCTCGCGGTCGAGGCGTACCACGCGGCCAACATCCGCACCACGCTCGTCGCGCGCGGCCTGGAGGTCCCCTCGGTGGCGATCTCCGACGCCCGCGACAGCCTCGACGGCAAGGCCGACCTCGACCAGGGCACGACGTACAAGGGCAAGACGAACATCGTCCCGACCGACGAGAACGGTATCGCCTTCAGCCGCGGCGCCGACCAGGTTCTCAACGTCGTCTACCTGACCCCGAAGAAGGCCACCAAGGGAGGCTTCTTCCCGGCCGGCGTGAACGGCCAGATCAACACCAGCCGCGCCAACGCCTGA
- a CDS encoding class E sortase, whose translation MKTWKPAYRWLAASIGFAALVTVGVVVFGPDGEQASSAGTANTPSAPAATPTAGEAPATEESPKNEPDALVNRMLDQIRNGKPVESQFAPGEGNPASGVPIEAIKAKPGEQLQLGRLAIPKLGVDQQLNNGVDEAALVKGVGHWPGTPLPGVAGNSVISGHRSTNGKPFLYLDRLRPGDPIKVTVGAKSTTYKVVKTTIVPEATYVKFVLRQPIDPGGKVLTLFACNPITAHFQRIVVEARAV comes from the coding sequence ATGAAGACCTGGAAACCGGCCTATCGGTGGCTGGCGGCAAGTATCGGATTCGCTGCTCTGGTCACGGTCGGCGTAGTGGTGTTCGGACCCGATGGTGAACAAGCAAGCTCAGCCGGTACGGCGAACACTCCGTCGGCACCGGCAGCCACGCCCACCGCCGGCGAAGCACCCGCGACGGAGGAATCCCCGAAGAACGAGCCCGACGCGTTGGTGAACCGCATGCTCGATCAGATCCGGAACGGCAAACCTGTCGAGTCGCAGTTCGCGCCGGGCGAGGGGAACCCGGCTTCCGGCGTACCGATCGAGGCGATCAAGGCCAAGCCCGGTGAACAGTTGCAGCTCGGCCGGCTGGCGATCCCCAAGCTGGGTGTGGATCAGCAGTTGAACAACGGAGTGGACGAGGCCGCGCTGGTGAAGGGCGTCGGGCACTGGCCCGGTACGCCGCTCCCCGGCGTGGCCGGCAACAGCGTGATCAGCGGTCACCGCAGCACGAACGGGAAGCCTTTCCTGTACCTGGACAGGCTTCGGCCGGGCGACCCGATCAAGGTGACCGTCGGTGCGAAGAGCACGACGTACAAGGTCGTGAAGACCACGATCGTGCCGGAGGCGACGTACGTGAAGTTCGTCCTGCGGCAGCCCATCGATCCCGGCGGCAAGGTGCTCACCTTGTTCGCCTGCAATCCCATCACCGCTCACTTCCAGCGCATCGTCGTCGAGGCGCGCGCTGTCTGA
- a CDS encoding twin-arginine translocase TatA/TatE family subunit — protein MLTLLGMPQGPEWLIILAIVVLLFGSAKLPGLVKQLGRSKKIWEEEVGPRTKADAELDAAPKPAEQHGSPTPRVTSPLD, from the coding sequence ATGCTCACGCTTCTCGGGATGCCCCAAGGGCCGGAGTGGCTCATCATTCTGGCCATCGTGGTGTTGCTGTTCGGCTCGGCGAAGCTGCCCGGGCTGGTGAAGCAGCTCGGCAGGTCGAAGAAGATCTGGGAAGAGGAAGTCGGTCCGCGGACGAAGGCCGACGCCGAGCTCGACGCGGCCCCGAAGCCGGCGGAGCAGCACGGCTCGCCGACGCCGCGAGTCACATCTCCGCTGGACTAG
- the trxA gene encoding thioredoxin, with amino-acid sequence MSDKLNDITDADFDATVLKSDKPVVVDFWAEWCGPCQQVTPILEALAAEHGDKLTFLKLNIDENPATPGRYGVISIPTINVYVNGELVKSIVGAKPKAALLKDLAPYADLTT; translated from the coding sequence ATGAGCGACAAGCTGAACGACATCACCGACGCCGACTTCGACGCGACCGTACTGAAGAGCGACAAGCCCGTCGTCGTCGACTTCTGGGCCGAATGGTGCGGACCCTGTCAGCAGGTCACCCCGATCCTCGAAGCGCTGGCCGCCGAGCACGGCGACAAGCTGACCTTCCTGAAGCTGAACATCGACGAGAACCCCGCCACCCCCGGCAGGTACGGCGTGATCAGCATCCCCACGATCAACGTCTACGTGAACGGCGAACTGGTCAAGTCCATCGTCGGCGCGAAGCCCAAGGCGGCGCTCCTCAAAGACCTCGCCCCGTACGCGGACCTCACCACCTGA
- a CDS encoding ferritin-like domain-containing protein, with product MTDTTADLIHGNASAVPAGVALGALNNGFALTSAKDFKNDIEVLNYALALEYLEAEFYRQGNAANLVKGKEKQYLMQIGADEASHVATLTATIQKLGGTPIGAPAVDFGGAFETRKSYLTTAHIFENKGVGAYLGAAGFVKDKMILQAAAGIFGVEARHAAVVGNLLGLEAEGGVYLGAFEKGLAKADVLTAVAPFLVDPNKVVAAITH from the coding sequence ATGACTGACACGACAGCAGATCTGATCCACGGCAACGCTTCCGCCGTACCGGCCGGGGTCGCCCTCGGTGCCCTGAACAACGGTTTCGCACTGACAAGCGCGAAGGACTTCAAGAACGACATCGAGGTACTGAACTACGCGCTCGCGCTGGAGTACCTGGAGGCCGAGTTCTACCGCCAGGGCAACGCCGCGAACCTGGTCAAGGGCAAGGAGAAGCAGTACCTGATGCAGATCGGGGCCGACGAGGCCTCGCACGTGGCGACCTTGACGGCGACGATCCAGAAGCTCGGCGGTACGCCGATCGGCGCGCCGGCGGTCGACTTCGGCGGCGCGTTCGAGACCCGCAAGAGCTACCTGACCACCGCGCACATCTTCGAGAACAAGGGCGTCGGCGCCTATCTCGGCGCGGCCGGCTTCGTGAAGGACAAGATGATCCTGCAGGCCGCGGCCGGCATCTTCGGGGTCGAGGCCCGGCACGCCGCGGTGGTCGGCAACCTGCTCGGGCTCGAGGCCGAGGGCGGCGTCTACCTGGGAGCCTTCGAGAAGGGCCTCGCCAAGGCCGACGTCCTGACGGCGGTCGCACCCTTCCTCGTCGACCCGAACAAGGTGGTTGCCGCGATCACCCACTGA
- a CDS encoding cytochrome c biogenesis protein CcdA → MLTLAFIGLVGGLITGVSPCVLPMLPIIFFAGTTGKTDAAEPVKRRRDFRPLKIIAGIIVSFSLFTLAGSVILSALGLPDSFLRWGGLTILTLVGIGLIFPAIGHWIEKPFYRLPKINRNNNGAFVLGLGLGTLYVPCAGPVLAAITVAGATGNVGWRTVVLTVTFAMGAALPLLVFASAGSRISQRVKAYRDHQKGFRIGGGIVMILLAIALAFNVTDVIQRSLPSYTSGLEKKVAESKTVQGALAPAIGNSGNADLAKCTPGVAELASCGAAPEFRGTQKWFNTPGGQPATLAGLKGKVVLVDFWAYSCINCQRATPHLLAWDQAYQDLGLQIVGIHSPEFAFEKSAGNVQSAITKEDITYPVGQDNNLATWTAYRNQYWPAKYLVDAEGTVRSIKFGEGDYGQTENQIRELLKAANPGVQLPSPVDGTVQADTIGAEGTTPETYLGYSRSTNLNGPTGKLTPNKTVAFGLNPEQPNDTFSLGGNWAVGTQSVTSTKDSQTRLNYQAAKVFHVLSGEGTVTVSIPGEPDKTINVSGTPNAYQLVDKPGQERKTMTLTYSPGVSAFTFSFG, encoded by the coding sequence ATGTTGACGCTGGCCTTTATCGGATTGGTAGGCGGGCTGATCACCGGAGTCTCTCCGTGCGTCCTGCCCATGCTGCCGATCATCTTCTTCGCCGGAACCACCGGCAAGACCGACGCCGCCGAGCCTGTGAAGCGGCGACGCGACTTCCGCCCGCTGAAGATCATCGCCGGCATCATCGTCAGCTTCAGTCTCTTCACGCTGGCCGGATCGGTCATCCTGTCCGCCCTGGGGCTCCCCGACAGCTTCCTGCGCTGGGGCGGCCTCACCATCCTCACGCTGGTGGGCATCGGCCTCATCTTTCCCGCCATCGGGCACTGGATCGAGAAGCCCTTCTACCGGCTCCCCAAAATCAACCGCAACAACAACGGCGCCTTCGTTCTCGGCCTCGGACTCGGCACCCTCTACGTCCCCTGCGCCGGTCCGGTCCTCGCCGCCATCACCGTGGCCGGCGCGACCGGCAACGTCGGCTGGCGCACCGTCGTACTGACCGTCACCTTCGCCATGGGGGCCGCGCTTCCCCTGCTGGTCTTCGCCTCGGCCGGATCGCGGATCTCACAGCGGGTCAAGGCCTACCGCGACCACCAGAAGGGCTTCCGGATCGGCGGCGGCATCGTCATGATTCTGCTCGCCATCGCCCTGGCCTTCAACGTCACCGACGTCATCCAGCGCTCGCTGCCCAGCTACACCAGCGGCCTGGAGAAGAAGGTCGCCGAATCCAAGACCGTGCAAGGCGCCCTCGCCCCCGCGATCGGCAACTCCGGCAACGCCGACCTGGCCAAGTGCACACCGGGCGTGGCCGAACTCGCCTCCTGCGGCGCGGCACCCGAGTTCCGCGGTACGCAGAAGTGGTTCAACACCCCCGGCGGTCAGCCGGCCACCCTCGCCGGCCTGAAGGGCAAGGTCGTCCTGGTCGACTTCTGGGCCTACTCCTGCATCAACTGCCAGCGCGCGACCCCGCACCTGCTGGCCTGGGACCAGGCCTACCAGGATCTCGGCCTGCAGATCGTCGGCATCCACTCCCCGGAGTTCGCGTTCGAGAAGTCCGCCGGCAACGTCCAGTCGGCGATCACCAAAGAGGACATCACCTACCCCGTCGGGCAGGACAACAACCTCGCCACCTGGACGGCGTACCGCAACCAGTACTGGCCCGCGAAGTACCTGGTCGATGCCGAAGGCACCGTTCGGTCGATCAAGTTCGGCGAGGGCGACTACGGCCAGACCGAGAACCAGATCCGCGAGCTGCTGAAGGCCGCCAACCCCGGTGTCCAGCTTCCCTCACCGGTCGACGGCACGGTGCAGGCCGACACCATCGGCGCCGAGGGCACCACGCCCGAGACCTACCTGGGCTACTCCCGCTCGACCAACCTCAACGGACCCACCGGCAAGCTCACCCCGAACAAGACCGTTGCCTTCGGCCTCAACCCGGAGCAGCCGAACGACACCTTCAGCCTCGGTGGCAACTGGGCGGTCGGCACCCAGAGCGTCACCTCCACCAAGGACTCGCAGACCCGGCTCAACTACCAGGCGGCCAAGGTCTTCCACGTCCTGTCCGGTGAAGGCACCGTCACGGTGTCGATCCCCGGCGAACCCGACAAGACCATCAACGTCTCCGGTACGCCGAACGCCTACCAACTGGTCGACAAGCCCGGGCAGGAGCGCAAGACGATGACGCTGACCTACAGCCCCGGAGTCTCCGCCTTCACCTTCAGCTTCGGCTGA
- a CDS encoding ferritin-like domain-containing protein, translating into MGIKAIFGGRPVLEFADEHNRRSFLRNAALVGVGVTYVATRAGDPLAFGTADRGYAANDANASDLDILNYALTLEYLEAAFYTAGLKAKLLKGRDLELVDPIQQHEADHVKVVRSTIVQLGGKPVAAPKVKFPAGTFSSRASFLKTAGVFEELGVKAYHGQVPLVKSPELLGAAASIAGVESRHAAIIAQITGGNPFPAPIEANLAMGPVLQAAMPFIAK; encoded by the coding sequence ATGGGTATCAAGGCAATTTTCGGGGGCCGTCCGGTTCTCGAGTTCGCTGACGAGCACAACCGGCGCAGCTTCCTGCGCAACGCGGCCCTGGTCGGCGTCGGGGTCACGTACGTCGCCACCCGCGCCGGTGATCCGCTGGCGTTCGGCACCGCCGATCGTGGCTACGCCGCCAACGACGCGAACGCGAGTGATCTGGACATCCTCAACTACGCGCTGACGCTGGAGTACCTGGAGGCCGCGTTCTACACCGCGGGGCTGAAGGCGAAGCTGCTGAAGGGCCGCGATCTGGAACTGGTCGACCCGATCCAGCAGCACGAGGCCGACCACGTGAAGGTGGTCCGGTCGACCATCGTGCAGCTCGGTGGCAAGCCGGTCGCGGCGCCGAAGGTGAAGTTCCCGGCCGGCACGTTCAGCAGCCGGGCGTCGTTCCTGAAGACCGCTGGGGTGTTCGAGGAGCTCGGCGTGAAGGCGTACCACGGTCAGGTGCCGCTGGTGAAGAGCCCCGAGCTGCTCGGGGCCGCCGCGTCGATCGCCGGGGTCGAGTCGCGGCACGCCGCGATCATCGCCCAGATCACCGGCGGGAACCCGTTCCCGGCGCCGATCGAGGCCAATCTGGCGATGGGTCCGGTCCTGCAGGCCGCCATGCCGTTCATCGCGAAGTAG